From Paenibacillus sp. PK3_47, the proteins below share one genomic window:
- a CDS encoding D-alanine--D-alanine ligase has product MIKVGVIMGGVSSESEVSMNTGREMLKHLDRSKYEAVPVVITERGQLIDGVKGIDFALLALHGTYGEDGTVQGTLETLGIPYSGSGVLSSSLCMDKNLSKTILRSKGVLTPDWLCWDSMEEVVPEAVERLGYPVMVKPNSGGSSIGMTKVNHSGELLAAVEKAFAADRSILVEAFTEGQEITCAILGGEMLPVIGIQSLGADWFDYSAKYEQGGADERVIQLSLGTHERVRTAAISCYKALKCSVYARVDMLLAKGVPYVLEVNTLPGMTETSLLPKSALAAGCTFSGLLDAIISKSMEEWRVKQGQTEVESHA; this is encoded by the coding sequence GGTATCCTCCGAATCCGAGGTTTCCATGAACACCGGCAGAGAGATGCTGAAGCATCTGGACCGGAGCAAATATGAGGCAGTTCCGGTTGTTATCACTGAACGGGGACAGTTAATTGACGGGGTTAAGGGGATAGATTTTGCGCTGCTGGCGCTTCATGGGACTTATGGAGAGGACGGAACAGTGCAGGGGACACTGGAGACACTGGGTATTCCTTATTCCGGAAGCGGCGTACTGTCGAGCAGCCTGTGCATGGATAAAAATCTGTCCAAAACCATTCTCCGCAGCAAAGGTGTGCTAACTCCCGATTGGCTGTGCTGGGACAGCATGGAAGAGGTTGTGCCGGAAGCTGTGGAGCGTCTCGGTTACCCGGTCATGGTTAAGCCGAATTCCGGCGGGTCCAGCATCGGCATGACCAAAGTGAACCATTCAGGGGAGCTGCTGGCTGCGGTGGAGAAAGCTTTTGCCGCTGACCGCTCGATTCTGGTCGAGGCCTTCACGGAAGGACAGGAGATTACATGCGCTATTCTCGGCGGAGAAATGCTGCCTGTGATCGGCATTCAATCGCTTGGAGCGGACTGGTTCGACTACAGCGCCAAGTATGAGCAGGGCGGTGCTGATGAGCGTGTGATCCAATTGTCACTGGGGACCCATGAACGGGTGCGTACGGCGGCTATTTCTTGTTATAAGGCGCTGAAATGCTCGGTCTATGCCCGGGTGGATATGCTGCTGGCCAAAGGCGTTCCTTATGTGCTGGAGGTGAACACGCTGCCGGGGATGACCGAAACCAGCCTGCTGCCCAAAAGCGCACTGGCCGCCGGCTGCACTTTCAGCGGACTGCTGGATGCTATAATATCCAAATCCATGGAGGAATGGCGGGTAAAGCAGGGACAGACGGAGGTGGAGAGCCATGCTTAA